In Peromyscus eremicus chromosome X, PerEre_H2_v1, whole genome shotgun sequence, the sequence CCTAATAAATTCTCAAACTTACAGGGTGTGAGCAGTCTTATGTATGAGGGGAACTGGCATGGGGAAGAAAGTGAAGGCCCTGAGGCTGGATACTTAAGAACCACCCCAGTGTGGAGTGGGAAAGGCGGTATCTCACACTTGTAACAACACATGGTTCACTACAGTGAATAACTTTATTACCTAGGGTAGAAAGTGGAGTTTGGGGCTTAGTTCCCTCCTTCTGAGGAGAGATTGGAGATAGGGGTATGTAGCATTTTCCTGTGAGATTGATAGGTGAGAAGGGAGGTAGGTGGTCATCCAGGCTTCAGCGGCTGCTGGTGTTGAACTGCAGGTAGTACTGAGCAGTCGGCTGATTGGTGTAGATGACTGAATTCAGGTAATTTTGCCTGTGAAAATTCAAAGGCCACAGGTGatgttctttccctctccctggtCCTTGTCATTCCTCCCCACCCGCCCCCGCCTTCCTCCCCATTGCTATACTCTAGAACTCACTGGGCTGCTTGTTCCCTAGCTAACTCCTTGTTGAAGGAGCCTAACCCCCGTCGAAATTCCGCACACAACTGCCTCTCCTGTTCTTCCAGCTCCAGTGCTGCTTCAGCCAGGCAGACGGTTTGGCGTCCCCACTCAGCTTCCAGGGACTTTTCCACTCTGCGCTGTTCCTTTTTCTCTTGTCGTTGTGTTTCCTGGGTtttcctgatggcggctcgctgCTCTGCAGTCATGCCCTTCCAGCAATAGGGCAGGACCCGGTGAGGAGCCTGGGGGCGCTGGGCAGCCTGAGGGTTCTCGGTCAGTAGATCACTGGTGACTTGTTTCTTGATCTCCTTGAGTTTGGcctcctgttgctgctgctgttcacGGCGCTGCTGCAGGGCCTTCTTAGCTGCCTGGTGGTAATGTAAGCATTTGGGGGCCTAGCCTTAAGAAACTTACTTGGAGGAGTAGGAAAAAATAGAGCCCTCCTAAtctcagagagaagggagagacatAGCATGAATTTTTAATGACCCTAGGGGTATGATGGAGGGGGGATAGAATGGCCAGGGAATTTCTCTGCACTTAGTCTGAGGGGTCAGGGATGAAAAGTCAATACCTGTTCTTAAGTCACCCTGTATTTGGAGGTAGGGAGAGAGGTGACATGCTTTAATAGGATCTTAAGTGAAAGGGGTAGTCCTTGGGGAAATGAGAATGCTTACTCTGGTTGAAATGGGTGTGAGGTTTGCGGTTAAGGTTCCCCAGGACTTGGTTCAAGACTTGGGGTGGGCTTAGTGCACTGGCTAGTTCAGGACATACCTGGGCTTTGTTAGCATTAGCCATAGCAGTCCTCATGGCTGCTCGACAGGACTCCTCCAGCCTGGCTAGTTCAGCTGCTCTTGTGTTCACGGCTAGGCGCAGCTGGTCActaagcaaagctacacagaaaaatatgGCCAGGGTATTGCACTTGCCTCTTCTAGGCCCCATTCCTGGTTTACTCATTAGCTATTTGTTGCACAGATCTGAGTGTCAAAGTTACACCGATGTGGAAGGAGTTACTCTTTGGGGTTGGGGTAGCCAAAGCACAGCATTGGATAACAATGTAGTTCTGTCATGTTTGAGCTGTGAGGCCTTAAGTAAtttcatctctctagcctcagtcTCAAGGTTATTTGTTGGGTTCTAAGGATATCAGAGAATTAGCTCCTGTCTCAGAGAACTCCCTGCCTAGTCcagtgtggtggtatatgcctataattccagcacttgggagacagaggcaggaagatcagaacttCAAGTCGTCcctggctatatagcaagttcaaagccagtgtgtgttccatgagaccctgtctcaagtagaACTGTAAAATGCTTCCCCCAGGTAAATACCAAGAAATCATGATGGATGGGTACAGTGTCAGTTGCTGAAGGAGGTCAGGGAAGTTAGGGCTTGTACAGACTAACCTTTCTGCCTCAGCTGGATGGGTAACTACCTCCTCACATATGCTATCCCCAGACCAGGTGAGCTCCCTGCGAGGCTACTTACCTGCACGCACCTCCTCGTCTCTGGCTGCCTGTTGTTCCTGTAGCTGTCTCTCCAAGTTGTATCTGAACTGTTCTTGCTGCATTTTCAGGCGTGAGGCCCTTTCCGGGTCCTCTCCATGGAAGTACTGCATGCTGGCTGGGCCAAAGTACGTGCCACGGTCATAATAAGGGACTGGAAACTCTTTGGGTTGTTTTGGATCCCAGAAGTCACATTCTTGTCCATTCCTGAATTGCTGCCTTTGCTCCCGAAAATCCTGTACTTTCTTGGACAACCGACATGCCCgttctgcctcttccttctctaaCATCTGTGCTACCAGATCATAGTGCGCATGCTTGGTACCTAGGAGTGATTGACAGGGATATGAAGACACATCAGAACGGAGCCCAGTCAGCCTGGCCTCTGCTCCTCATCTGGCTTATCACTCCCATAACCTCAGGCGCTTTTCAGAGGCAGAATTGCCCAACTTCAGCCCATTCTCTCTAGTTCTACCTTTGTTTTGTCCCAGCCTTGAGTGTTTACCATAAGCCATATCTTTGCTTTGCTCCATTGCTTCCCGAAGCTTTCGTTCCTCCACCTGGTAGTTCAGGGCATTCACATCCACCTGGATCTCAAAGAAAGAAGCTAAATTAGAGTAGAGTCTCAGCATGGTACATTGAATGCTCTAACAGATGCTATTTAGAAATTACCCCCTTTAAATCCCTccaaagcagggctggagagatggctcagaggttaagagcactgactgttcttccagaggacctgggttcaattcccagcacctacatggcagcttacacctgactgtaactcccattccaggggataacactcatggcaaaacaccaatgaaaaaaattaaaaaaaaaaagttaaaaaaaattcctccaAAGCTCTTCAGGACCTACTTGATAAAGTTCTAAACCCTGAACAAAGCTGGTAAACACCTCTATGGTCTAGCTGCTGCTTTTGCCTTTATCTCTTTGTGCCCCCTTTCCCTGCCGCCTCTCACATTAGTACTTCCAGTTCTCTGCACATCTTAAGCTGCTTCGAACCCACAGCCTTTGCTCTGTTTCCTCCCCTTGGaaagcctttctttcttcctttacccaAACTTCAGTTTACCCTTCAAGACTTGTTCAGGAAGGTTCTACCCCATAATCGGATCCACTGTCCACACCGTATTGACACTGGTCTCTATTATCTTCTCCACTAGGCTGGACGCTGTTTCAGGGTAGAAGCTAGGCCTTAGCTATCATTGTATCGCCCACTGTCCAGCATAGTGCTTGGTGTAGGGCAGGTGCCAGGGAAATTCTTGCAACCAGGATCTCAGACCACTCAAACTTTTGTTTGCTTATGGTCAAGTAGtatgctctgattttttttttttctcgagacagggtttctctgtgtagctttgcgcctttcctggatctcgctctgtagaccaggctggccttgaactcacaaggatccgcctggctctgcctcccgattgctgggattaaaggcgtgggccaccaccacccggctctaatttttttcaaagttgaCATCTCAATGCTTTATTTGGTCTCGTTTTACAGAGGAGGACAAGATAGGTTATGTATCCTAAATCACATAGTGATAGTAGACCTGGCTTTGAACACAAGTATGGTGTCTTTTCTAGATCATTAGGCTGCATCTGTTCTCTGTCCATCCACTCAGCAGTcctttttattaaagcaatcaatatattctcttttattataattcacttaaaacatttaaaaatagtacaaaggaaaaaaaatagtacaAAGGGGCATACAGGTTAGTGAAGAATAAACATCCCTTTCAGTCTGTATCCCTCAGCTTCGTTCACGGTTGTGAAGGTTAATATTGTCAACATGGTctggtaagatggttcagtgggtaaggttCAGGCTTGAGAGAGTTTGATACCAGAGagccacatggaggaaggagagggccGACTCTTGCAAGTTATCTTGGGACCCCCACATTCACACTGTAGCATGCATAGCACCACATGCCCCCTCCCAAGTAAAAATACATAAGATACAGCTTGATAGCATCTAGAATCACTTAGGAGAGAAACCTTTAGACATGTCtatgaggaagtttctagattggATTATTTTAAGTGGGGAAACCTGTCTTAACTGTGGGCCATACCATACCATGGActagggtcctggactgaataaaaaggagaaagtgaactgaattctgcttcctaactgtggGTACAAAGTGACCACCACTTCCTGCTCCTTCCCCCCAATAATGGGCTAGATACTCAAACAGcccaaaccctttcttccttgtttGGCAGGGATTTTGTCATAGTAACACGAAAAATAACTAATGTAACAGTATCGTGTTTAGCCTTGCAGAAACCCCTTAAATATTATTTACACCCTTTTGTGGCTCCATGTTGTTTCTCAAGAACCAGCTACAGTCCAAGAGCTGACCAGAGAGGAGCCAGCTGTCACTCCATCGTCTGTCCCTGCACAATCTTGACTCTTCTTAAGCCTGCCCAGGTATATGAAGTTGGTTCCCCAGCTCCTTCCCTTCCAGTCCTAGGGCCTTCTTGAATTCAGAGGGGTTATAATGCACTGCTACATTCCTTTCTAGGCGTAAGAGGGATGTAACCCCAGCTTTGTAAAGTGCTTTCCATTACCCACTCACCCCCATGACTCGGTTCCGCACATTGAAGAATCGGCATTGTCGTTCCTTTTCTCGATTTCTTCTAGCCTCAATGGCTGCTATCTCCTTGGGATCTGGTAGGAGGTCTAACTTATACATCTGGAGCAATGAGAAATGGAATGGCCCATTAATGCTGGCACTGTCCTTCACTATACCATACCTCTAGTTCTTCTTTATAACATCTCACCAGCTATGATCTTGAGTTTACTTTCTGATGTTTCATATCTGTGTCCTCAATCTCTGCTATCACCACACTGTCACACTTCAGTCTAATGTCAGGCAATATTCCCAGAAACCTTGATGGTCTGTTTCTCCAATGTTGTCTTCTCTGCCTTGGCTACCATGGGGATCTTTCTGAAAGCAAGTCTGACCATTGTACTCCTTAGCGTAAAGCAGTCCCAggtgcagagaacaagagactaCAGAATTCTCATCCCTAAAATGGGAAATCTATATCACATCCCCTCCTTCCAAGGCTCAGTGACTATTGTAGAAgggatggaaagactgtaagagtcagaggtggtggatgaatACAGGGAAACAGTATGCTCTGGACATAGCAGgggcagctgcacatatgaactcacagagattttgacagcatgcacaaaccctgtgcaaactcaagccagaccaaatcccagcatgcagaaaGGAAGTGGGCACAAAGACTCACCCCTAGGGAAGttggcaactgatagctgctgggagaggagagCCAAGTTTTCTTTAAGCGTGTAGAGCCCactctttatttttacttttcaagacagggtttctctgtgtggctctggctgtcctggaactcgctctgtaggccaggctggccttgaactcagatctgtcttgcctctgcctcccaagtgctgggattaaagatgggtgtcatccaggcagatctctgtgagtttgaggctaat encodes:
- the Ribc1 gene encoding RIB43A-like with coiled-coils protein 1, translated to MYKLDLLPDPKEIAAIEARRNREKERQCRFFNVRNRVMGVDVNALNYQVEERKLREAMEQSKDMAYGTKHAHYDLVAQMLEKEEAERACRLSKKVQDFREQRQQFRNGQECDFWDPKQPKEFPVPYYDRGTYFGPASMQYFHGEDPERASRLKMQQEQFRYNLERQLQEQQAARDEEVRAALLSDQLRLAVNTRAAELARLEESCRAAMRTAMANANKAQAAKKALQQRREQQQQQEAKLKEIKKQVTSDLLTENPQAAQRPQAPHRVLPYCWKGMTAEQRAAIRKTQETQRQEKKEQRRVEKSLEAEWGRQTVCLAEAALELEEQERQLCAEFRRGLGSFNKELAREQAAQQNYLNSVIYTNQPTAQYYLQFNTSSR